One stretch of Aquimarina sp. Aq107 DNA includes these proteins:
- a CDS encoding class I SAM-dependent methyltransferase translates to MEEKYEDLNEEMYKNYYKHSAKSNLLVKIWSDALKENYPRRLNNFGFVTNKDLELITRYISAESGTTLLDIGCGRGGPGLWIAEQNKLKLTGIDIIAEAIEQANIFTQNFDLHFDAKFELGGFCNIPLQDSSIDNIISIDAFWMVQNKKDALKEIKRVLKKGGKFVFTTWDSIIDNPSPLFEECGFTIISKNKTEDWKKYQKQVYNDILKYKDELLTELGESARILISEASTVPPMLEVTERRLYHTQVR, encoded by the coding sequence ATGGAAGAAAAATATGAGGACTTGAATGAAGAAATGTATAAGAATTATTACAAACATTCAGCAAAAAGTAATCTGTTGGTAAAAATATGGTCTGATGCTCTTAAAGAAAATTATCCTAGAAGGCTTAACAATTTTGGATTTGTAACCAATAAGGACCTGGAATTGATTACCAGATATATAAGTGCGGAATCAGGAACCACCCTATTGGATATCGGTTGTGGAAGAGGAGGGCCGGGTTTATGGATTGCGGAACAAAACAAATTGAAATTAACCGGTATAGATATAATTGCGGAAGCGATTGAACAAGCAAATATATTTACGCAAAATTTCGATTTACATTTTGACGCTAAATTTGAACTAGGAGGATTTTGTAATATTCCATTACAAGATTCTTCAATAGATAATATCATTAGCATTGATGCATTCTGGATGGTTCAGAATAAAAAGGATGCATTGAAAGAGATTAAAAGGGTTTTAAAGAAAGGTGGTAAATTTGTTTTCACAACATGGGATAGTATAATAGATAACCCATCTCCCTTATTTGAGGAATGTGGGTTTACTATAATTTCAAAGAATAAAACAGAGGATTGGAAAAAGTATCAAAAGCAAGTGTATAATGATATTTTAAAGTACAAGGATGAGCTATTAACAGAATTGGGAGAATCAGCAAGGATATTAATCTCGGAGGCATCCACTGTCCCACCGATGCTTGAAGTAACTGAAAGACGACTATATCACACTCAAGTTCGTTAG
- a CDS encoding serine hydrolase, with product MNKKQFGILIIFLLLIPKLATSQNVDSKIDSLYKVKGNQPGFSIAVFKGDKIILDKQYGIANLDYNFPITNETVFDIGSIAKQFTAAAILILENEGKLSIKEPAYKYIDNLPRYKKGDPTIEQLLNQTSGIPEVDPYFYLTDLSFNDLLTQSRVSNIIVNLKELNFKPGEYFEYTNANYILLANIIEKVSEKSFTEYLQDHIFSPLKMENTIKKNSTYTIIKNRAIGYIEDDGAYYKMHLHSAIYNGDGQIMTTARDMLKWHQGIRNAIIGTPKLWKKMQTKAKLNDGTVIDFGLGVEFETHNGYNAMGFDGMIMGGFVSKYLYFPELDIAFFTTQNTFEEDFKERFFQLVDLYTPSKKQVNTNQKKENVIIKLPNNDLKKYEGNYIFLGNEYEDIKTGIIKLKKKILILTMADGKEIGKLEPIGNQKFLMDGNIIEFDIQVNNKQYKFYANENEKPWLFKELEPYKYTELELKELEGIYLNKSLQVAKEIKFENGKLQLHYGKGAYNVEVEVLSKDLLSIPNYSIQLLRNKNGEAISMKIMGLEFEKI from the coding sequence ATGAATAAAAAACAGTTTGGAATACTCATAATCTTTTTACTTCTAATTCCAAAATTAGCAACTTCTCAAAATGTTGATTCAAAGATAGATAGTCTATATAAAGTAAAAGGTAATCAGCCCGGATTTTCAATAGCTGTATTTAAAGGAGATAAAATTATACTTGATAAACAATATGGTATTGCAAATCTTGATTATAATTTTCCAATAACAAATGAAACCGTATTCGACATTGGTTCAATTGCTAAGCAATTTACGGCAGCAGCAATTTTGATATTAGAGAATGAAGGAAAATTATCAATAAAAGAGCCTGCTTACAAATACATCGATAACCTTCCTCGGTATAAAAAGGGCGATCCAACAATAGAACAATTATTAAATCAAACAAGCGGAATACCAGAAGTTGACCCCTATTTCTATTTAACAGATTTATCTTTTAATGACCTACTTACACAATCAAGAGTTAGCAATATCATAGTAAATTTAAAAGAACTCAACTTTAAACCTGGAGAATATTTTGAATATACAAACGCAAACTACATCTTGCTTGCTAATATTATCGAAAAAGTGTCAGAAAAATCTTTTACAGAATATCTGCAAGACCATATTTTTTCGCCATTGAAAATGGAAAATACCATTAAGAAAAATAGTACGTACACCATAATAAAAAATAGAGCTATAGGATATATTGAAGATGATGGGGCTTATTACAAAATGCATTTGCACTCTGCCATTTACAATGGTGATGGTCAAATTATGACTACTGCGAGAGATATGCTTAAATGGCATCAAGGCATTCGAAATGCCATTATCGGCACACCCAAATTGTGGAAGAAAATGCAAACCAAAGCAAAACTAAATGATGGAACTGTAATCGACTTTGGATTAGGTGTTGAATTTGAAACACATAACGGTTATAATGCAATGGGATTTGATGGTATGATTATGGGAGGATTCGTTTCTAAATACTTATATTTTCCAGAATTAGATATTGCCTTTTTTACTACACAAAACACTTTTGAAGAAGACTTCAAAGAACGCTTTTTTCAACTTGTGGATTTATATACTCCAAGTAAAAAGCAAGTTAACACCAATCAAAAGAAAGAGAATGTAATTATTAAACTGCCTAATAATGACCTTAAAAAATATGAGGGAAATTACATCTTTCTTGGTAACGAATATGAAGATATAAAAACAGGAATAATAAAACTAAAGAAAAAAATATTAATCCTAACAATGGCAGATGGAAAAGAAATAGGAAAATTAGAGCCAATTGGTAATCAAAAGTTTTTGATGGACGGCAACATTATTGAATTTGATATTCAAGTCAATAATAAACAATACAAGTTTTATGCAAACGAAAATGAAAAACCTTGGTTGTTCAAAGAACTTGAACCGTACAAGTATACAGAATTAGAATTAAAAGAACTTGAAGGCATTTATTTAAATAAAAGTTTACAAGTAGCTAAAGAAATTAAATTTGAAAATGGTAAGTTGCAATTACATTATGGAAAAGGAGCATATAATGTTGAAGTGGAGGTATTATCTAAAGACTTATTAAGTATTCCCAACTACTCAATTCAATTATTACGAAATAAGAATGGAGAGGCTATTTCGATGAAAATTATGGGATTAGAATTTGAAAAGATATAA
- a CDS encoding AraC family transcriptional regulator, protein MEILKKGEYTGDVIRQLNIDGNIITNTYYSTGKNNPDWHFHENFHICFVFQGGKAETNKTSTYSKKEGSIFSYFSGEKHRWISCKPISKSANIEIGSDFLKKYGLSENSIKDNIYRNIEAKSIILKMQKEMMIHSIESTTTIHSLLLELVSDSNESQAKHIPYWTISLNELLHDNWNERMTLKEMSETIGVHPVTISKFFRKYFACTLGEYQRKLRIEQSIQLIKNSNLSLSEIAFHCGFSDQSHFTRNFKKMTGFLPKHFQKY, encoded by the coding sequence ATGGAAATACTAAAAAAAGGAGAATATACAGGTGATGTTATTAGACAGCTTAACATTGATGGAAATATTATAACCAATACATATTATTCTACAGGTAAAAATAATCCTGATTGGCATTTTCACGAAAATTTTCATATCTGTTTTGTTTTTCAAGGTGGTAAAGCTGAGACAAACAAAACAAGTACATATAGTAAAAAGGAAGGTAGTATCTTCTCGTATTTTTCTGGAGAAAAACATCGTTGGATTTCGTGCAAACCTATTTCTAAAAGTGCAAATATTGAAATAGGAAGTGATTTTTTGAAGAAGTATGGACTATCGGAAAATTCAATTAAGGACAATATTTATCGGAACATTGAAGCTAAATCCATCATTTTAAAAATGCAAAAAGAAATGATGATTCATAGTATTGAAAGTACCACAACCATCCACAGTCTACTATTAGAATTGGTTTCAGACTCAAATGAATCTCAAGCAAAACATATTCCTTATTGGACTATTTCGTTAAACGAATTACTTCACGATAACTGGAACGAACGAATGACGCTCAAAGAAATGTCCGAGACTATCGGAGTACATCCTGTTACCATTTCTAAATTTTTCAGAAAGTACTTTGCCTGTACTTTGGGAGAATATCAGCGTAAATTAAGAATAGAGCAAAGCATACAATTAATAAAGAATTCTAACTTGTCCCTATCCGAAATTGCGTTCCATTGTGGATTTTCCGACCAAAGTCATTTTACAAGAAACTTTAAGAAAATGACAGGTTTTCTTCCAAAACACTTTCAAAAATATTAG
- the ltrA gene encoding group II intron reverse transcriptase/maturase has product MREQVWQAFKKVKSNGGTYGVDKLSIKEVSTQPRKYLYPVWNRLASGSYFPKAVREVSIPKEEGKTRKLGIPTVQDRTAQMVIREELEQDVDHLFSSSSYGYRPNKSAHQAIVQCRKHCMELDWAIDLDIKSFFDEIDHVLMLNALRHFTKKKHIHLYVKRWLEAPVVKKDGTIHPRTKGTPQGGVISPLLANIFLHVVFDSWMEKHHPEVKFERYADDIIIHCKNFKQAMRTLEAVKHRLFQCKLEIKDGKSNIVYCKRNQKKHPPFAVHYVTFDFLGFTFKPRMVKGYFGHFHLGFTPSISRKRQKRINQTLFKMKLHRMVHLCLSDLAGIIAAKVRGWIHYYGKVRMSELHYVFRFLNMRLAKWVRNKYRRFRRKHWFASYKWLQETAKQYPTMFVHWQYGFMP; this is encoded by the coding sequence TTGCGCGAACAAGTTTGGCAGGCCTTTAAAAAGGTGAAAAGTAACGGCGGTACTTATGGCGTAGATAAATTATCTATAAAAGAGGTATCCACACAGCCGAGGAAATACCTATATCCTGTATGGAATCGATTAGCTAGTGGTAGTTATTTTCCAAAAGCGGTTCGTGAAGTTAGTATTCCCAAAGAGGAAGGTAAAACAAGAAAACTGGGCATCCCTACGGTACAAGACCGAACAGCTCAAATGGTAATTCGAGAAGAATTAGAACAAGATGTAGATCATTTGTTTAGTAGTTCTTCATATGGTTATCGACCCAATAAATCGGCACATCAAGCTATTGTACAATGTAGAAAGCACTGTATGGAACTAGATTGGGCAATCGATTTGGACATCAAGAGTTTCTTTGATGAGATCGACCACGTTTTAATGCTTAACGCATTAAGACATTTTACCAAAAAGAAGCACATTCACTTGTATGTAAAACGTTGGTTAGAAGCTCCAGTTGTAAAGAAAGATGGTACAATCCATCCACGTACTAAAGGCACACCACAAGGAGGCGTTATTAGTCCATTATTGGCAAATATCTTTTTGCACGTAGTTTTTGATAGTTGGATGGAGAAGCATCATCCCGAAGTAAAGTTTGAGCGTTATGCCGATGATATTATTATTCATTGTAAAAACTTCAAACAAGCGATGCGTACCTTGGAAGCAGTAAAACATCGTTTATTTCAATGTAAATTGGAGATAAAAGATGGGAAGAGCAATATTGTTTATTGCAAACGCAACCAAAAGAAGCATCCTCCATTTGCGGTTCATTATGTAACATTCGATTTTTTAGGATTTACATTCAAACCCCGAATGGTTAAGGGTTACTTCGGGCATTTTCATTTAGGTTTTACCCCCTCAATTAGTCGTAAGAGACAGAAGCGGATCAATCAAACTTTATTCAAGATGAAACTACATCGTATGGTTCACTTATGCCTGTCAGATTTGGCAGGCATTATAGCAGCCAAAGTACGAGGGTGGATTCATTATTATGGAAAAGTTCGGATGAGTGAATTACATTATGTATTCCGTTTTCTGAATATGCGACTGGCAAAATGGGTACGTAACAAATATCGGAGATTTAGGCGTAAACATTGGTTTGCAAGTTACAAATGGTTACAGGAAACTGCGAAGCAGTATCCTACAATGTTTGTACATTGGCAATACGGTTTTATGCCTTGA
- a CDS encoding porin family protein, with protein sequence MTRINFIIVVLLTVINLNAQNNKKHFSIKAGVNFTNFIDNNSDIPVNFEGKTGFNIGGGISFHIIEKIKFHPEILFSIQKSDFSIKSSDIVFLQPSEPNLLIIGEINNSSIIIPLKFEYALLPKLDLELGPQISYLINNGLKYDESTEGFPIVQPFLLSQNQNDLELSFNLGLKYSLTEKYKIGVNYTYGINKRAEIEILNDIDTNGIRIIDKKSFHSSIFNIELSYEL encoded by the coding sequence ATGACACGAATTAACTTTATAATTGTTGTTTTATTAACAGTAATTAATTTAAATGCACAAAATAACAAGAAGCATTTCTCAATTAAGGCTGGAGTAAATTTTACAAATTTTATTGATAATAATTCTGACATACCGGTAAATTTTGAAGGTAAGACAGGATTCAATATTGGAGGAGGTATAAGTTTTCATATTATAGAAAAAATAAAGTTCCATCCTGAAATTTTATTTTCCATTCAAAAAAGTGATTTTTCAATAAAATCATCAGATATCGTCTTTTTACAACCAAGTGAACCAAATCTCCTAATAATTGGTGAAATTAACAACTCATCCATCATCATTCCTTTGAAGTTTGAATATGCTTTATTACCTAAATTGGATTTAGAATTAGGACCTCAAATAAGTTACCTAATTAATAATGGATTAAAATATGACGAATCAACAGAGGGTTTTCCTATTGTCCAACCTTTTCTTTTGAGTCAAAATCAAAATGACCTTGAATTGAGCTTTAATTTAGGATTAAAATACTCACTAACCGAAAAATATAAAATTGGAGTGAATTATACTTATGGTATCAATAAAAGGGCTGAAATAGAGATATTGAATGATATAGATACAAATGGTATTCGAATTATTGATAAAAAATCTTTCCATTCATCAATATTCAATATTGAATTAAGTTATGAACTATAA
- a CDS encoding DUF2750 domain-containing protein yields the protein MQNGKVSNQCANKSKSKVTFSPATTHILNVTTHIENLLMHIKQLESVFKLESKERYGYLIRKVADFEQVFLIADKQGNYVTCGNNNEKIIPIWPELEFAQELIKTEWKNCVVTMVELNNFMNWMDKLETENYLIGGFPNQKLNSIVVKPTEIKNHLIFECEQYE from the coding sequence TTGCAGAATGGAAAAGTTAGCAATCAATGCGCAAATAAATCGAAAAGCAAGGTAACATTTTCACCTGCTACGACACATATATTAAACGTTACCACACATATAGAAAACCTTCTTATGCATATTAAACAATTAGAAAGCGTATTCAAACTTGAGTCAAAAGAACGATATGGATATCTAATAAGAAAAGTTGCTGATTTTGAGCAAGTTTTTCTGATTGCTGACAAACAAGGGAATTATGTTACTTGCGGAAATAATAACGAAAAGATTATTCCAATCTGGCCTGAATTAGAATTCGCTCAAGAATTAATCAAAACGGAATGGAAAAACTGTGTTGTTACAATGGTTGAACTAAATAATTTTATGAACTGGATGGACAAATTGGAAACGGAAAACTATCTCATTGGCGGATTTCCAAATCAAAAATTGAATTCTATAGTTGTGAAACCAACCGAAATTAAGAACCACTTGATATTCGAATGCGAACAGTATGAATAA